A single Amphiura filiformis chromosome 8, Afil_fr2py, whole genome shotgun sequence DNA region contains:
- the LOC140158427 gene encoding uncharacterized protein yields MAVKVNNMLQKELQLKVESTYFWTDSQTMIKYINNDTARFHTFVANRVALIRDGSQPHQWKYVGTSSNPADDCSRGLAVDCFLKNRRWTDGPDFLHKAENQWPKTTIGNSAEELADDPEVKKKLVVNTASTEEATDTMEKLLTRFSSWYQLCRCVAWILRVKKYLRKICHDRDDDRVDDRVDNGDDDGRKNDENEEHGNITDLLNVADMQEAERAVIVYVQTKAYPEEIKTLKELQLRSNDSQPEDNLRQVSKIKKASPLYRLNPFIEDGVIRVGGRLAKSALPEKTKFPSIIPKKSHIAKLILHDVHEATGHGGRNHMLAHLHKKYWITNANAAARKVINSCITCRKRNAKVQQQMMSDLPKDRVTPGEPPFSRVGMDYFGPLEVKQGRSQVKRYGVVFVCLASKAIHIEMAASLDTDACVNVIRRFVSRRGQVKQIRSDNGTNLIGAERELRREIAAWNQDRIHDYLLQREIEWTFNPPAGSHHGGIWERQIRTIRKVMCSVIKEQILTYDSLHTLLCEIEAIVNSRPLTNVPGEVSDLEPLTPNHLLQLKSDMILPPAAAAGKLSQYAKRRWRQVQYLADLFWRRWIKEYLPQLQQRQKWIHPQRNAKVGDVVMVVNESTPRNIWPLGRVLETLPASDGLVRRVRVKTRTSILTRPIDKLCLLLESEVTD; encoded by the coding sequence ATGGCAGTAAAGGTCAACAATATGTTGCAAAAGGAACTACAGTTGAAGGTCGAAAGCACATACTTCTGGACTGATAGTCAGACCATGATCAAGTATATTAACAATGACACCGCCAGATTCCACACCTTTGTGGCTAATCGAGTCGCATTGATTAGAGATGGCTCCCAGCCACACCAATGGAAGTATGTAGGAACCAGCTCAAACCCTGCAGACGACTGCTCAAGGGGCTTAGCCGTTGATTGCTTCCTCAAGAATAGAAGGTGGACTGATGGTCCAGACTTCTTACACAAAGCAGAAAACCAGTGGCCAAAGACTACCATTGGAAACAGCGCTGAAGAGCTAGCTGATGATCCAGAAGTTAAAAAGAAATTAGTAGTCAACACAGCGTCGACAGAAGAAGCAACAGATACAATGGAGAAACTACTTACACGATTCTCCTCATGGTATCAACTTTGTCGTTGTGTTGCTTGGATCCTCAGAGTCAAGAAATATCTCCGTAAGATCTGTCATGATAGAGATGATGATAGAGTTGATGATAGAGTTGATAATGGAGATGATGACGGTAGAAAGAATGATGAGAATGAAGAGCATGGCAACATTACAGATTTGCTTAATGTTGCTGACATGCAAGAAGCAGAAAGAGCTGTGATAGTATATGTCCAAACCAAGGCATATCCAGAAGAAATTAAGACACTAAAAGAGCTGCAATTGAGAAGTAATGACAGTCAGCCAGAagacaacttgcgacaagttagcAAGATTAAGAAAGCAAGTCCTCTCTACAGACTTAATCCATTTATAGAAGATGGAGTAATCAGAGTAGGTGGTCGACTGGCTAAGTCAGCTCTacctgaaaagacaaaatttccATCAATTATACCAAAGAAGTCCCACATTGCAAAGTTGATTTTACATGACGTTCATGAAGCAACTGGACATGGGGGCAGAAACCACATGTTGGCTCACCTGCATAAGAAGTACTGGATAACAAATGCTAATGCAGCAGCTAGAAAGGTTATCAACAGTTGCATCACCTGCAGAAAGAGGAATGCAAAAGTACAACAGCAGATGATGAGTGATCTTCCCAAAGACAGAGTCACTCCAGGAGAGCCACCATTTTCAAGAGTTGGAATGGACTATTTCGGTCCACTAGAAGTTAAACAAGGCCGTAGTCAAGTCAAGCGATATGGTGTAGTGTTCGTCTGCCTTGCATCCAAAGCCATACACATTGAAATGGCAGCGTCTTTGGATACCGATGCCTGCGTAAATGTCATACGACGATTCGTGTCCAGAAGAGGCCAAGTGAAACAGATCCGCTCTGACAATGGCACCAATTTGATAGGGGCAGAAAGAGAGTTACGCCGAGAAATTGCCGCTTGGAATCAAGACAGAATCCATGACTACCTTCTGCAAAGAGAGATTGAGTGGACCTTTAATCCACCAGCAGGAAGTCACCATGGAGGCATCTGGGAACGTCAAATACGAACAATCAGGAAAGTGATGTGCTCTGTTATAAAGGAACAAATACTAACATATGACTCTCTTCATACATTACTGTGTGAGATAGAAGCCATAGTTAACAGCCGACCACTCACCAATGTTCCTGGAGAAGTATCTGATTTAGAGCCACTTACACCAAATCACCTTCTTCAACTAAAGAGTGACATGATCTTACCACCAGCCGCTGCTGCAGGAAAGCTGAGTCAGTATGCCAAGCGTCGGTGGAGGCAAGTCCAGTATCTGGCAGACCTGTTTTGGCGCAGATGGATCAAAGAATACCTTCCTCAGTTACAACAAAGACAAAAGTGGATTCACCCACAGCGAAATGCCAAGGTGGGAGATGTCGTCATGGTTGTAAATGAATCTACTCCCAGAAACATATGGCCCCTAGGCAGGGTGCTTGAAACACTCCCTGCAAGTGATGGACTGGTTCGACGTGTGCGAGTGAAAACTAGGACAAGCATTCTCACCAGACCCATTGATAAACTGTGTCTGCTGTTAGAATCAGAAGTCACAGACTAA
- the LOC140158429 gene encoding uncharacterized protein, which translates to MLMMKLPYSMRYRWRRQVDYVEEERNKVVTFEDFTSFLEKQARIATNAAYGRSVTEKEDSTKKEERVKNPNYQTYKARRNLATNTEAVSASVTSNSPGARPNVMSYSPGARPNVSSSSPGADKPCTYCKGKDHTLEMCNKLKEKPINDRLQYLRELGVCFGCLKKATHYSKICKYKLTCKTCKKRHPTVLHVKQEETQKSGEVANQTCGLTGAGVKSSESYPTIIPVIVYSRVSRMSVETYAYLDNGSDAVFCSERLQKELHVKGKKTKLEIETITDDIIVDCEIIQDLEVSDMNRNNIISLPKAYTQDKIPGDLADIINQDDIDAIPYMEEVKLGRLNDESQCHIGLLIGNNVPKAFEPIHVVNSQGEGPFACQTRLGWTVYGVKNKEHKRTSVIHRIKAHDTIDQQLEKLYNAEFNERIIDDKPERSVSEGQFLNKVEASIKYVDGHYQVGFPLKDDDMKLPNNIHQAELRACHLKRKLERDSVFNDQYTAFMNDMFKNDYAEEVPKDACNRKDGKVWYVPTMGCFTPPRASCELYLIVRRSTWASL; encoded by the coding sequence ATGTTGATGATGAAGTTACCATATAGTATGAGATACAGATGGAGGAGACAAGTAGATTAtgtagaagaagaaagaaacaaagtggtAACATTTGAAGACTTCACCTCCTTCTTAGAAAAACAGGCTAGAATCGCAACTAATGCTGCCTACGGTAGAAGTGTGACGGAGAAGGAAGATAGTACTAAGAAGGAAGAAAGGGTAAAAAACCCAAACTATCAGACTTATAAAGCTAGAAGAAATCTAGCAACAAACACAGAAGCTGTGTCGGCAAGTGTGACATCAAATAGTCCAGGAGCCAGACCAAATGTAATGTCATATAGTCCAGGAGCCAGGCCAAATGTGTCGTCAAGTAGCCCAGGAGCCGACAAGccgtgtacatattgcaagggtaaAGATCACACTTTGGAAATGTGTAACAAATTGAAGGAAAAGCCTATAAATGACCGGTTGCAGTATCTAAGAGAGTTGGGAGTTTGTTTTGGCTGCCTAAAGAAAGCAacacattacagtaaaatctGCAAATACAAGCTTACCTGCAAGACATGTAAAAAGCGCCATCCAACAGTGCTACATGTGAAACAGGAAGAGACACAGAAGTCTGGTGAAGTTGCTAATCAGACATGTGGGCTTACAGGCGCCGGAGTTAAATCTAGTGAATCATATCCAACAATAATACCAGTCATAGTCTACTCAAGAGTTTCCAGAATGTCTGTAGAAACATACGCCTATCTCGACAACGGCAGTGATGCTGTATTCTGTTCTGAAAGGCTGCAAAAGGAACTGCATGTTAAAGGCAAGAAAaccaaattggaaattgaaaccaTAACAGATGATATCATAGTAGACTGTGAAATCATCCAAGATTTAGAAGTTTCTGACATGAACAGAAATAATATCATCTCTCTTCCAAAGGCATATACACAAGATAAGATCCCTGGTGACTTGGCTGACATCATCAACCAGGATGATATTGATGCAATTCCTTATATGGAAGAAGTTAAGCTAGGAAGATTAAATGATGAATCTCAATGCCATATTGGTCTCCTCATAGGAAATAATGTGCCTAAAGCATTTGAGccaatacatgtagtaaataGCCAAGGTGAAGGACCTTTCGCCTGCCAAACTAGACTCGGATGGACAGTGTATGGTGTcaaaaataaagaacacaaaaGGACATCAGTCATCCACAGAATTAAGGCACATGACACTATTGACCAGCAATTAGAGAAACTCTACAATGCTGAGTTCAATGAGCGAATCATTGACGATAAACCAGAGAGAAGCGTGAGTGAAGGACAATTCCTAAACAAAGTAGAAGCATCAATCAAGTATGTAGATGGGCACTACCAAGTAGGTTTCCCGCTCAAAGATGATGACATGAAATTGCCGAACAATATACATCAAGCCGAATTGCGAGCATGCCATCTGAAGAGGAAGTTAGAAAGGGACTCGGTTTTCAACGACCAATACACTGCATTCATgaatgatatgtttaaaaatgattaTGCAGAAGAAGTGCCCAAAGATGCATGCAATAGAAAGGATGGCAAGGTGTGGTACGTCCCCACCATGGGGTGTTTCACCCCACCAAGGGCAAGCTGCGAGTTGTATTTGATTGTGCGGCGAAGTACATGGGCCAGTCTTTAA
- the LOC140158428 gene encoding uncharacterized protein — MYHQVRVPESDRDLVRFLWWPYGDLSLPLKEYRMNVHLFGATSSPSCANFALRKTADDGKEKYSEEVCNTVLSNFYVDDYLKSIESESKAIQLVSDLTNLCKDGGFKLTKWLSNSREVLQSVPEDDRAETTKTLDLKNEELPSEKVLGLLWSPQTDRFGFHIKVKERPPTRRGILATVSSIYDPLGFVAPAILPAKQILQNLSKLQLGWDESIPSELLTRWERWLDEVPKLSDFTIERCFKPKDFEESEVQMHHFCDASQKGMVQ; from the coding sequence ATGTACCATCAAGTGCGTGTACCAGAATCAGACAGAGACTTAGTAAGATTTCTATGGTGGCCCTACGGTGACCTGAGTCTGCCTCTGAAGGAATATAGGATGAATGTGCACTTGTTCGGCGCAACTTCGTCACCTTCATGTGCGAATTTCGCACTGAGAAAGACCGCTGATGATGGTAAGGAGAAATACAGCGAAGAAGTATGCAACACGGTGCTGTCCAACTTCTATGTCGATGACTACCTCAAATCTATCGAAAGTGAAAGCAAAGCTATTCAACTCGTCAGTGATCTCACCAATTTGTGTAAGGATGGTGGTTTCAAGTTGACCAAGTGGTTGAGTAACTCAAGAGAAGTGTTGCAGTCAGTTCCTGAAGACGATAGAGCTGAGACTACAAAGACACTAGATTTGAAGAATGAAGAGTTACCATCAGAAAAGGTGCTGGGGTTGCTATGGTCACCACAAACCGACAGGTTCGGCTTCCATATTAAAGTAAAAGAGAGACCTCCTACCAGAAGAGGCATCCTAGCAACTGTAAGCTCCATCTATGACCCGCTAGGATTTGTTGCTCCAGCAATCCTGCCAGCAAAACAAATATTGCAGAACTTAAGCAAGCTGCAGCTTGGTTGGGATGAGTCTATTCCTAGCGAGCTACTGACCCGTTGGGAAAGATGGCTTGATGAAGTACCGAAATTGTCAGATTTCACCATCGAAAGATGTTTCAAGCCCAAGGACTTTGAAGAAAGTGAAGTCCAGATGCACCACTTCTGTGATGCAAGTCAGAAGGGTATGGTTCAGTGA